AAATCGCCGTACCCCCTTCTTTAATAGCTATATTAAAGGTATTGAAAATCATTATCATACCTTCTTACTAAGGTATCAGAAATCTTAATAGCTATATTACAAGGCATTATTTTATCCAACTTCTAATTGTCAATATATTTCGTTATACCTAATATGTGCCTCTTATACATTACTTTCAATGGGATTCCGTTAAAGGTTGAAGGTATTCGTATTAAAACGCTTTCGTATACCTTGTATACATACTAATTTTAGCCTGTGCTTATTTTGTGCTTGTTTCGTGTCAGTAAAAGGGCATAATTGATGTTAAAGCGTGATAACAGATAATAATGCATGGAATAGCGCAAAGCCTGTATCCATGCGGGTTTGTAACCAACAACCCCTATAAACCAGAACCTTATAAAACATGGCGGTGCAGGGAATCGAACCCCGGACATAGGGCTTATGAGACCCCCGCTCTGCCAACTGAGCTACACCGCCAGAGAAAACATATTTTTTATTCATAAATTCTAAAGGTGTCAAGTAAACAGCATCCTTCCACTTTCACTATACTGCCTTTAGGACACAATTAACCGCAAAAAAGCATTTGAAAATATAATGTTTTAATATTATAAATGAAGGTGTGATTTTTACGCAAACTTATGAAGCAAAATATACACGATAAATATGATTATCTCAAAACTTTTATAGGTAATCTTGGTAATGCCGTTATTGCATTTTCAGGCGGGGTCGATTCAACCTTTTTGCTGAAAGTCGCATACAATATGCTTGGTGATAGTGTAATCGCGATTACTGCTGTCTCACCAACTTATCCATCAATAGAGCTTGAAGATGCCAGAACTCTTGCAAAGGCTATAGGTGTAAAACATGTACTTGTTAAAACCGGGGAATTTGAAGATGAGGCATACCTTGCAAATACGCCGGACAGATGCTTCTTTTGCAAACAGGACCTTTTTTTAATATTAAGAGAAGAAGCTGATAAGGCAGGCATAGAACACATAATATACGGTGCAAACGCAGATGATCTTAAAGATTTTCGCCCTGGAATGAAAGCAGCAAAAAAAGCCAATGCCATTGCTCCACTTTTAGAGGCAGGTTTAACAAAGGATGAAATTAGGATACTGAGTAAAGAACTCGGGCTATCAATATGGGATAAACCTTCTTTTGCGTGCCTTGCTTCAAGGGTACCTTACGGGACAAGGATCACCGAAAAGGTTTTGAGCAGGATAGAGCATGGAGAGGAACTTTTAAGAAATCTGGGTTTCAAGCAATTAAGATTAAGGTATCATGGTGATATAGCAAGGATTGAGGTTTTGCCTGAAGATATATCCGGTATCGTAAAACAGGAGACAAGGGTACAGATTCTAAAAGGCTTAAAAAAGCTTGGATTCAAATATGTAACAATTGATCTTGAAGGCTATCGTACAGGCAGCATGAATCCACCAAAATAGTTTAAAACCTTTTTCCCCTATTTCACTTTTTTCTTGTATTCAATTTTGTCAGCACAATAATTACCACAAACACAAAAACAGAAAAAACAAAATCTGAAGGTGTGAAACCATACAACCCTAAATATTTAAGTATCGCAATTAACATAGTAGCTTTTAATACACATAAATCAAGATTGAATCAAATGTTTTGTAAACATATACCGTATGCTAATAAGATTGAAATTTGATAATCAATTTGATATGCCTTATTAAAAGGAGACAATATGAAATCATTTTTAATCACCTTTTGTAGTTTAATGCTGTTTACAGGAATTTCTTATGCTCAGGTAACAATAACGGGACAAAACGGCTCAATAAATGTTCCATCCGCTTTTGTAGAAAAAGGGGTTGCCCGTATCGCCGTTTATAACAGCTATTACTCTCAAACGAATATGTTTATTCCTAATGGTAAACTCGAGAACGATACGGTCTATGGAGCAATCTCTTACGCTCCTCTAAAATACATCGATATATCCATTGGTTCTCTTGATTCATCAAGCCTTGTTGATTCATCACAGAGCCTGCATTACAGCGGAGACCTTAGGTTGGGGATAAAGGGCAGTTATGAGGTTATACCCAGTTTAAGCATCGGTGCATTAGCGGAGGTATTAGCGTACAGTAAGGTAACCGACATCGGGTATAATGGTAAGGCAGCAAGTTATACCTTGAGTTTGCTTGTTTCCTATAATATGAAGAGATCATCAATAGGCTTCCCTTTGATTGCAAATCTAAGAATAGGACATCTATGGGACAACACCCAAAATCTCCTCACCAGGGATGAGGATAGTCTAATCTCACCTATTGGCAAGTATGCTATGGGCATCAGAGGAGATAATCTTACCATACTCGGCCTTTCTTTGCTGTTTCCTTTGCCAAAGTACTATATCGAACCATTAATAGAATTAACCTCCCAATTTGCTAACAAGTATGGTTCATATTCGTTAACCGACCAATCATACGGTAGTGCGTCTTTCCATGAAAATCCTCTTTATTTAACACTCGGTTTAAATGTATTTACACCTGTTAAAGGATTGGATGTAACATTGGGCTCCGGTATCTCCCTATCAAAGCAGCTTACACTAACACAAACATCAGGCAGTCCTGTTTATATAACGCCGCGGACAATATGGATTGCAGGCATAAGCTATTGCATCGGAGAATGAGAGGGATTTATTAAATATATGTAAGCAAACGCACAAGTTTGTCAGTAAGGTTTACGTGCTAAAACAAAAATCTGTGTTATGGTGAATCCATGAAGGCAATGATACTTGCAGCAGGCTTTGGTGTTAGATTGAAGCCAATAACAGATATAATCCCAAAACCGCTTATAAAGATCAAAGATAAACCCGTTATTGAGTACGTTCTTGAACAGGTAAAAAATGCAGGCATCCACGATGTTATCATCAATCTTCACCACCTTGGGGATATGATAAAATTTACACTCGGCAACGGTGAAAGATTCGGCTTATCCCTGCATTATTCTTATGAACCCGAGATAAAAGGCACTGCAGGCGCATTACTCTGGGCTAAAAAGTATCTTGATGAGCCGTTTTTTCTTATCAATGGGGATATTCTCTTTAATGTTGCTCTCAGCATTTTGCCGCAAATCCTTAATAATAAACACGCTGACGCTGTTATGGTGGTTCACCCGGCTGATGAGACCGAACATAAGATATCTAATGTATTTATAGACAAGCAGGGTTATGTAAAAAGCCTTTTTAAACCATATCCCGAAACAAGATCGTACGTGTTTACAGGCATACAATTACTCAAACCCGATGCTCTAAACTACATCCCTGAAGACGTAAAACAGCCTTCTACAACAACTCACATGTATCCTGAAATGTTAAAACACGGCAGTTTAATAGCGTGTTATATACATGATGGCTTATGGATTGATATCGGAGACACTAAAAGGCTTGGGTATGCCAGAAATGTCATAAAATAAGTATTAATCCAAATAATA
This DNA window, taken from Deltaproteobacteria bacterium, encodes the following:
- the larE gene encoding ATP-dependent sacrificial sulfur transferase LarE, with the protein product MKQNIHDKYDYLKTFIGNLGNAVIAFSGGVDSTFLLKVAYNMLGDSVIAITAVSPTYPSIELEDARTLAKAIGVKHVLVKTGEFEDEAYLANTPDRCFFCKQDLFLILREEADKAGIEHIIYGANADDLKDFRPGMKAAKKANAIAPLLEAGLTKDEIRILSKELGLSIWDKPSFACLASRVPYGTRITEKVLSRIEHGEELLRNLGFKQLRLRYHGDIARIEVLPEDISGIVKQETRVQILKGLKKLGFKYVTIDLEGYRTGSMNPPK
- a CDS encoding nucleotidyltransferase family protein → MKAMILAAGFGVRLKPITDIIPKPLIKIKDKPVIEYVLEQVKNAGIHDVIINLHHLGDMIKFTLGNGERFGLSLHYSYEPEIKGTAGALLWAKKYLDEPFFLINGDILFNVALSILPQILNNKHADAVMVVHPADETEHKISNVFIDKQGYVKSLFKPYPETRSYVFTGIQLLKPDALNYIPEDVKQPSTTTHMYPEMLKHGSLIACYIHDGLWIDIGDTKRLGYARNVIK